The Diadema setosum chromosome 4, eeDiaSeto1, whole genome shotgun sequence genome window below encodes:
- the LOC140227158 gene encoding uncharacterized protein: MATFHQISSQNLECPICLTLFNQPKLLTCSHTFCKGCLERVYQTQPSQQTITCPVCRKGTPVPSGDVSKLQTNVPLNSLVDEVKTKNPICTVCEMDEKPPAVSYCQDCAKNMCKSCERAHSAWKPVSNHEVVPISEVLSGKVPLRRRLKCKKHPSADEDCFCIHCRENICSTCGMLEHMQAGHQLERAAVHEENVMKNIKELQELAKSKKTTIENHIDCIETQRNEITTMMRKLNDDIDKTYEEYMQLLSDRREALKWQVQRLSEKFEKELQTMKEESRQTVSHMNAMEELVTNGMKVPLEKDALFAHDTLCENLKSFLARDDPDDQSPRSVTERAKKISFRNYVKVDELCLGELEGLPLTVKANVELPRKDSMICMTRAPDGMMVVGSRFGGIHLYSSDGELQQTVLKDVNIRRIGCLADCRSVVCDTNNQMSLYTPQWEKLDVMFETMSDGVGGSGGLTVDKVDNIYVGYWKLRKIQVFNQQGGEAIKEIMCGGYSPWQLYSFHTFGKLILQDVNISNVVCFDRKGKKENDLKKEGMYAYPAVCRDDSVIVAWVKHEEGLVSIDRYTRDLEHVHNIVTNFKIQKPERVWYYLQEFESGEIAFCTPDRLYYLDAI, encoded by the coding sequence atggcaacgtttcaTCAAATCAGCAGCCAGAATCTGGAGTGTCCTATCTGTCTGACACTATTCAACCAACCTAAATTACTGACATGTTCACACACTTTCTGCAAAGGATGCCTAGAACGAGTCTACCAAACTCAGCCAAGCCAACAAACAATAACATGCCCTGTATGCAGGAAAGGAACTCCCGTACCCAGTGGAGATGTGAGTAAGTTACAAACAAACGTGCCCCTGAATTCTCTCGTGGACGAAGTGAAAACCAAGAATCCAATATGCACAGTTTGTGAAATGGACGAAAAGCCGCCAGCTGTGTCCTACTGTCAGGACTGTGCGAAAAATATGTGTAAATCGTGTGAGAGAGCCCACTCTGCCTGGAAACCGGTCTCcaaccacgaagtggtgcccaTAAGCGAGGTCCTCTCGGGAAAAGTTCCGCTTAGAAGGCGACTGAAATGTAAGAAACATCCCAGTGCCGATGAAGACTGTTTCTGTATACATTGCCGGGAGAATATTTGCAGTACGTGTGGGATGCTAGAACACATGCAAGCAGGCCACCAGCTCGAAAGGGCAGCCGTCCATGAGGAGAATGTAATGAAAAATATTAAGGAGTTACAAGAATtggcaaaatcaaagaaaacaaccaTTGAAAATCATATCGATTGCATAGAGACACAACgcaatgaaataacaactatGATGAGAAAGCTCAATGATGACATCGACAAGACGTACGAGGAATACATGCAGCTATTATCAGACAGAAGAGAGGCACTGAAATGGCAAGTGCAACGATTGTCTGAAAAATTCGAGAAGGAATTACAAACTATGAAGGAAGAGAGTCGTCAAACAGTCAGTCACATGAACGCTATGGAAGAGCTGGTAACAAACGGTATGAAAGTACCGCTAGAGAAAGACGCCTTGTTTGCACACGACACGCTGTGCGAGAACTTGAAGAGCTTTCTGGCCCGAGATGATCCTGACGACCAATCACCGAGAAGTGTGACAGAACGAGCTAAGAAGATTTCATTTCGTAATTACGTGAAGGTCGATGAACTTTGTCTTGGAGAGTTGGAAGGTCTCCCGTTGACTGTCAAAGCAAACGTAGAGCTCCCTCGCAAAGACAGCATGATTTGTATGACTCGTGCACCAGACGGTATGATGGTGGTGGGATCTCGTTTTGGCGGAATCCATCTCTACTCCTCTGATGGCGAGTTACAGCAGACCGTGCTGAAAGATGTCAATATCAGGAGAATTGGATGCCTAGCTGACTGTCGAAGTGTTGTATGTGATACAAACAACCAGATGTCACTCTACACTCCACAGTGGGAGAAGCTCGATGTCATGTTCGAGACGATGAGTGATGGTGTAGGAGGGTCGGGTGGTCTCACTGTGGATAAAGTTGATAATATCTACGTGGGTTATTGGAAGTTAAGAAAAATCCAAGTATTTAATCAACAGGGTGGTGAGGCAATTAAGGAAATAATGTGTGGTGGATATTCACCTTGGCAATTGTATTCTTTTCACACCTTTGGGAAACTGATACTGCAAGATGTAAATATATCAAATGTCGTCTGTTTTGATAGAAAGGGGAAGAAGGAAAATGACTTGAAGAAGGAGGGTATGTATGCCTACCCAGCTGTATGTAGAGATGATTCGGTCATTGTAGCTTGGGTAAAGCACGAGGAGGGTCTTGTCAGTATCGATCGATACACGAGAGATTTGGAGCACGTGCACAACATCGTCACtaatttcaaaatacaaaaaccgGAAAGAGTTTGGTATTATCTACAAGAGTTTGAAAGTGGTGAGATAGCTTTCTGCACTCCAGATAGACTCTATTATCTAGATgcgatataa